A part of Caretta caretta isolate rCarCar2 chromosome 1, rCarCar1.hap1, whole genome shotgun sequence genomic DNA contains:
- the LOC125630200 gene encoding cathepsin E-A-like produces MRVLLVALVYIPFILAIERIPLVRFKSTKRQLREKGELEEFLKNHQPDIFARRYLHCFPSDIFLPAASERLYDYMNAQYYGVVSVGTPPQKFTVVFDTGSSNFWVPSAYCISEACRMHQKFKSFLSNSYQHGGQAFALQYGTGQLLGIAGKDTLRISNISIQGQDFGESIFEPGMTFALAHFDGVLGLGYPSLAVGSALPVFDSIINQRLVEKPVFSFHLIRGDDLENGGELILGGIDQSLYKGSIHWVPVTEKSYWQIHVNNVKIQGRVALCFHGCEAIVDSGTSLITGPSLQIRQLQEHIGASPTQTGEFVVDCRRLSSLPHISFTIGHREYTLTAKEYIIKETIEEKTVCISGFQSLDIATHSGQLWILGDVFMSAFYCVFDRGNDRVGFAKTSQRRERS; encoded by the exons ATGAGGGTGCTATTAGTGGCTCTAGTGTATATTCCATTCATCTTAGCTATAGAAAG GATCCCTTTAGTTCGATTTAAATCCACCAAGAGGCAACTCCGGGAAAAGGGAGAACTGGAggaatttttgaaaaatcatCAGCCTGACATTTTTGCTCGGCGATATCTGCATTGCTTCCCTTCAGATATTTTtctaccagctgcttcagaaaggCTATATGACTACATGAAT GCCCAGTACTATGGGGTGGTAAGTGTTGGCACCCCACCTCAGAAATTCACAGTGGTGTTTGACACAGGATCATCCAATTTTTGGGTCCCTTCAGCTTATTGCATCAGCGAAGCCTGCA GGATGCATCAAAAATTCAAATCATTTCTATCAAACTCCTATCAGCATGGAGGGCAGGCCTTTGCCCTACAGTATGGTACTGGGCAGCTTCTAGGCATTGCTGGCAAAGACACATTACGG ATTAGCAACATTTCCATCCAGGGGCAGGACTTTGGAGAGTCTATCTTTGAGCCCGGCATGACTTTTGCTCTTGCACACTTCGATGGCGTGCTGGGTTTAGGATACCCTTCTTTAGCAGTTGGCAGTGCTCTTCCAGTATTTGACAGCATAATCAACCAACGTCTGGTAGAGAAGCCAGTGTTTTCCTTCCACTTGATCAG aGGAGACGACCTTGAAAATGGTGGTGAACTGATACTGGGGGGTATAGACCAGTCGCTCTACAAAGGTTCAATTCACTGGGTTCCAGTTACTGAGAAAAGCTACTGGCAAATTCATGTTAACAA CGTGAAAATCCAGGGACGGGTTGCGCTTTGCTTCCATGGTTGTGAAGCCATTGTTGATTCAGGCACTTCTCTTATTACTGGCCCCTCTTTACAAATAAGACAACTACAGGAGCATATTGGGGCCAGTCCAACACAAACTGGAGAG TTTGTTGTAGACTGCAGGAGACTGTCAAGCCTGCCACATATAAGTTTCACCATTGGACACAGAGAATACACGTTAACAGCAAAAGAGTATATAATAAAG gAAACCATAGAAGAAAAAACCGTGTGCATCAGTGGCTTTCAGTCTCTGGATATTGCCACTCACTCTGGCCAGCTATGGATTTTAGGAGATGTATTCATGTCTGCGTTTTACTGTGTTTTTGACCGTGGAAATGATAGAGTGGGATTTGCAAAAACCTCTCAAAGAAGGGAGCGTTCCTGA